From the Streptomyces pluripotens genome, one window contains:
- a CDS encoding MFS transporter, with amino-acid sequence MTRAMGAALRRIHVGNALSAFGLGFTVPYLYVYVAQVRGLGAVTAGLVLAVFAVAALIVLPFAGRAIVRRGPLPVLLTALIAAALGAMSLGLAADATTVLLSAAALGAGQAVMQPALATMIVDCSSADTRSRAFAMQFFLQNLGLGVGGLIGGHLVDATRVSSFTLLFAIEAAMFLLLVVVMATVRMPHSPRLAGTPAQSAKGGWNQLLGNRAMVQLSVLGFVLFFACYGQFESGLSAYGVEAAGISTSALGTALAANTLVIVVAQFAVLRFVERRRRSRVIAGVGLIWAVAWLTAGYAGLGHGSQEMATAAFVSAYALFGLGEAMLSPTVAPLVADLAPEGMAGQYNSAFALVKQLALAVGPVVGGPMGASLHAPYIVTFLLFSLGITWLALRLGRRLTAVQDQPWLARGSRVVARGGTPAEPVAAGA; translated from the coding sequence GTGACCAGGGCGATGGGCGCAGCGCTGCGCCGGATCCACGTGGGCAACGCACTCAGCGCTTTCGGGCTCGGCTTCACGGTCCCCTACCTGTACGTCTACGTGGCGCAGGTGCGGGGCCTGGGAGCCGTGACGGCGGGACTGGTACTCGCCGTCTTCGCCGTCGCCGCACTGATCGTGCTGCCGTTCGCCGGCCGGGCGATCGTGCGGCGCGGCCCGTTGCCGGTCCTGCTCACCGCCCTGATAGCCGCCGCTCTGGGCGCGATGAGCCTCGGGCTAGCGGCCGATGCGACCACCGTGCTGCTGTCCGCCGCGGCGCTCGGCGCCGGACAGGCCGTGATGCAGCCGGCGCTGGCGACGATGATCGTGGACTGCTCGTCGGCCGACACTCGCTCGCGTGCTTTCGCCATGCAGTTCTTCCTGCAGAACCTGGGCCTCGGCGTCGGTGGCCTCATCGGCGGTCACCTCGTCGACGCCACACGCGTGTCTTCGTTCACGCTGCTGTTCGCGATCGAGGCGGCGATGTTCCTGTTGCTGGTCGTGGTGATGGCGACGGTGCGGATGCCCCACTCGCCGCGGCTGGCGGGCACCCCCGCGCAGTCGGCGAAGGGCGGCTGGAACCAGCTGCTCGGGAACCGGGCGATGGTGCAGCTGTCCGTACTGGGTTTCGTGCTGTTCTTCGCTTGCTACGGCCAGTTCGAATCGGGGCTGAGCGCGTATGGCGTGGAGGCCGCCGGCATATCCACCTCCGCGCTCGGTACCGCGCTGGCCGCGAACACGCTGGTGATCGTGGTCGCACAGTTCGCCGTGCTCAGGTTCGTGGAACGGCGTCGGCGGTCCCGGGTGATCGCCGGCGTGGGACTGATCTGGGCCGTGGCCTGGCTCACGGCCGGATACGCGGGGCTGGGCCACGGCAGCCAGGAGATGGCCACGGCTGCGTTCGTGTCGGCGTACGCCCTGTTCGGGCTGGGCGAGGCGATGCTGTCTCCGACGGTCGCACCGCTGGTCGCCGACCTGGCACCGGAGGGCATGGCCGGGCAGTACAACTCGGCTTTCGCACTGGTCAAGCAGCTGGCGCTGGCAGTCGGTCCGGTGGTGGGCGGGCCCATGGGTGCCTCGCTGCACGCCCCGTACATCGTGACGTTCCTGCTGTTCTCGCTGGGCATCACCTGGCTGGCGCTGCGGTTGGGGCGACGGCTCACCGCCGTACAGGACCAGCCGTGGCTGGCGCGAGGCAGCCGGGTGGTCGCCCGTGGGGGGACGCCCGCGGAGCCGGTGGCCGCGGGCGCGTGA